A genomic segment from Triticum dicoccoides isolate Atlit2015 ecotype Zavitan chromosome 1A, WEW_v2.0, whole genome shotgun sequence encodes:
- the LOC119289805 gene encoding uncharacterized protein At4g14342-like, with the protein MQASDRFNINSQLEHLQAKYVGTGHADLTRFEWAVNIQRDSYASYVGHYPMLAYFSIAENESIGRERYEFMQKMLLPCGLPPERDED; encoded by the exons ATGCAG GCTAGTGACAGGTTCAACATCAATTCTCAACTTGAGCATCTTCAAGCCAAGTATGTCGGAACAGGGCATGCTGACCTGACCAGATT TGAATGGGCTGTAAATATCCAAAGAGACAGCTATGCATCTTATGTTGGACACTATCCGATGTTGGCATATTTTTCCATTGCTGAGAATGAATCTATTGGAAGGGAGCGTTACGAATTTATGCAG AAAATGCTGCTTCCCTGTGGCCTCCCTCCTGAGagagatgaagactga
- the LOC119330022 gene encoding (R)-specific enoyl-CoA hydratase-like → MRLVSLTRAATHVRAASTTATIAAALKVGDALRPRRRRFTEDDVAAYAGVSGDRNPVHLDDAFARGTGGFQRGRVVHGMLVASLFPALIASHFPGAVYASQSLKFAAPVHVGDEVVAQVQALHIKATGGRHIVKFATKCFMDDEETLAIDGEAMAFLPTLQLSAEAIE, encoded by the exons ATGCGTCTCGTCAGCCTCACCCGCGCGGCCACTCACGTCCGCGCGGCGTCGACGACGGCAACCATAGCGGCGGCGCTGAAGGTGGGCGACGCGCTGCGCCCGCGCCGGCGGCGGTTCACGGAGGACGACGTGGCGGCGTACGCGGGGGTGAGCGGCGACCGCAACCCCGTCCACCTTGATGATGCCTTCGCGCGCGGGACGGGCGGGTTCCAGCGTGGCCGCGTGGTGCACGGCATGCTCGTCGCCTCCCTCTTCCCCGCCCTCATCGCCTCCCACTtc CCTGGAGCCGTGTACGCGAGCCAGTCCCTCAAGTTCGCGGCGCCGGTGCACGTCGGAGACGAGGTGGTCGCGCAGGTGCAGGCGCTCCACATCAAGGCCACCGGCGGAAGGCACAT CGTCAAGTTCGCCACCAAGTGCTTCATGGACGATGAGGAGACTCTCGCCATCGACGGCGAGGCCATGGCTTTTCtgcccacgctgcagctcagcgccGAGGCAATCGAGTGA